In one Mycobacterium sp. NBC_00419 genomic region, the following are encoded:
- a CDS encoding MlaE family ABC transporter permease: protein MSTSAVLRSRYPRAYNSATKWASAPGRFAENVGKVAWFTITAVGQIPHALRYYRRATLRLIAEIGMGTGAMAVIGGTIAIVGFVTLSGGSLIAIQGYASLGNIGVEAFTGFVAALVNVRVVAPLVSGHALAATVGAGATAELGAMRIAEEIDALEVMGIKSVSYLVSTRILAGIVVIVPLYAMALLLSFLAAQLTTTVFYGQSTGTYDHYFRTFLRPDDVFWSFVVAIIIAMFVMINHCYFGYNASGGPVGVGEAVGVSMRASLVAVATVVLLASLALYGTNPNFNLTV, encoded by the coding sequence ATGAGCACATCAGCAGTCCTGCGGAGTCGGTACCCCCGCGCCTACAACTCCGCCACCAAGTGGGCGTCGGCCCCCGGCCGGTTCGCCGAGAACGTCGGCAAGGTCGCCTGGTTCACCATCACCGCGGTCGGCCAGATTCCCCACGCGCTGCGTTACTACCGGCGCGCGACGCTGCGACTGATCGCCGAGATCGGCATGGGCACCGGTGCGATGGCGGTGATCGGCGGCACGATCGCCATCGTCGGCTTCGTGACGCTGTCCGGCGGCTCGCTGATCGCCATCCAGGGTTACGCCTCGCTGGGCAATATCGGTGTCGAGGCGTTCACCGGCTTCGTGGCCGCTCTGGTCAACGTGCGCGTCGTGGCCCCGCTGGTGTCCGGCCACGCGCTGGCGGCCACCGTCGGCGCCGGCGCCACCGCGGAGCTGGGCGCCATGCGCATTGCCGAGGAGATCGACGCCCTCGAGGTGATGGGCATCAAGTCGGTCAGCTACCTGGTGTCGACGCGAATCCTGGCCGGCATCGTGGTCATCGTCCCGCTCTACGCCATGGCGCTGCTGCTGTCGTTCCTGGCGGCGCAGCTGACCACGACGGTGTTCTACGGTCAGTCCACGGGCACCTACGACCACTACTTCCGCACGTTCCTGCGGCCCGACGACGTGTTCTGGTCGTTCGTGGTCGCGATCATCATCGCGATGTTCGTCATGATCAACCACTGCTACTTCGGCTACAACGCCAGCGGCGGCCCGGTCGGCGTCGGCGAGGCGGTCGGGGTGTCGATGCGCGCGTCACTGGTCGCGGTGGCGACCGTTGTCTTGTTGGCCTCGTTGGCGCTGTACGGCACCAACCCGAACTTCAACCTCACGGTTTAG
- a CDS encoding MCE family protein produces the protein MPSHPLNASRRPPLKLAGVVFLIIAALIGALIYAQWRGELTPKTSLTMVSDRAGLVMDPGSKVTYNGVEIGRVSTISAINRDGQQAAQLNLEIQPRFIKLIPANVDAQIKASTVFGNKYVAFTSPENPSKARITSSDVIDVTHVTTEFNTLFETLTSISEKVDPVKLNLTLSAAAEALNGLGTKFGQSILAGNAVLDDINPQMPQIRSNIKQLANLADVYTKASPDFWSFLDNASTTARSLNAQQGDLDAALLAATGFGNTGADVFERGAPYFVRGMSDLVPTTQLLDKYSPQLYCQIRNEALALQPALDSFGGNGYSLNTVTELLGAANPYVYPDNLPRINGRGGPGGAPGCWQEVNRNFWPAPYLVVDDGASIAPYNHFELGQPLLNEYVWGRQVGENTINP, from the coding sequence ATGCCCTCACATCCGTTGAACGCGTCTCGCCGACCCCCGCTCAAGTTGGCGGGGGTGGTGTTCCTGATCATCGCCGCCCTGATCGGGGCGTTGATCTACGCGCAGTGGCGCGGCGAGCTGACACCGAAGACATCGTTGACGATGGTCTCCGACCGTGCCGGTCTGGTGATGGATCCGGGTTCGAAGGTGACCTACAACGGCGTCGAGATCGGCCGCGTGAGCACCATCTCGGCCATCAACCGGGACGGCCAGCAGGCGGCTCAGCTCAACCTCGAGATCCAGCCGCGTTTCATCAAGCTCATCCCGGCCAACGTCGATGCCCAGATCAAGGCCAGCACCGTATTCGGCAACAAATACGTGGCATTCACCAGTCCGGAGAATCCGAGCAAGGCGCGCATCACGAGTTCCGACGTGATCGACGTGACGCACGTGACCACCGAGTTCAACACGTTGTTCGAGACGCTGACGTCGATCTCGGAGAAGGTCGACCCGGTCAAGCTCAACCTGACCCTGAGTGCGGCCGCCGAAGCGCTGAACGGGCTGGGCACCAAGTTCGGCCAGTCGATCCTCGCCGGCAACGCGGTCCTCGACGACATCAACCCGCAGATGCCCCAGATCCGCTCCAACATCAAGCAATTGGCGAACCTGGCGGACGTCTACACCAAGGCCAGCCCCGACTTCTGGAGCTTCCTGGACAACGCGTCAACCACCGCCCGCAGCCTCAACGCGCAGCAGGGTGACCTCGATGCCGCGCTGCTGGCGGCCACCGGCTTCGGCAACACCGGCGCCGACGTATTCGAGCGTGGCGCACCTTATTTCGTGCGTGGTATGTCCGATCTCGTGCCGACCACCCAGCTTCTGGACAAGTACAGCCCGCAGCTGTACTGCCAGATTCGCAACGAGGCCCTGGCGCTGCAGCCGGCGCTGGATTCCTTTGGCGGCAACGGATATTCGCTCAACACAGTGACCGAGTTGCTGGGTGCCGCCAATCCCTACGTCTACCCTGACAACCTGCCCCGGATCAACGGCCGCGGCGGGCCCGGCGGTGCGCCCGGCTGCTGGCAAGAGGTGAACCGTAACTTCTGGCCGGCGCCGTACCTGGTCGTCGACGACGGCGCCTCGATCGCCCCCTATAACCACTTCGAGTTGGGTCAGCCGCTCCTCAACGAGTACGTCTGGGGACGCCAAGTCGGGGAGAACACGATCAACCCATGA
- a CDS encoding virulence factor Mce family protein translates to MKITGTALKLGAFSFVLLLFTAIIIVVFGQFRFDRTTAYTAEFSNASGLRDGEFVRAGGVEVGKVSNLKLLDGGRRVQVTLNVDRTLPLFQSTTAQIRYQDLIGNRYVNLERGTGEGADRVLPPGGFIPLARTQPALDLDALIGGFKPLFKALDPEKVNTIASSLITVFQGQGGTINDILDQTAQLTSALADRDQAIGDVITNLNTVLATTVKHEKEFDQTVNNLEVLITGLRNRADPLANSIADISNASGTLGDLLADDRPILKDTIAKIETVQQPLVDQQDRLDDLLTKLPEAIKIIGRAGGIYGDFFNFYLCDINLKLNGLQPGGPVRTVKITQQPTGRCTPQ, encoded by the coding sequence ATGAAAATCACCGGCACCGCACTCAAACTCGGGGCATTCTCGTTCGTGCTGCTGCTGTTCACGGCGATCATCATCGTCGTCTTCGGGCAGTTCCGGTTCGACCGGACCACCGCCTATACCGCGGAATTCAGCAATGCCAGCGGGCTGCGGGACGGGGAGTTCGTCCGCGCCGGCGGCGTCGAGGTCGGCAAGGTCTCCAACCTCAAGCTTCTCGACGGTGGCCGTCGGGTTCAGGTCACCCTCAACGTCGACCGGACCCTGCCGCTGTTCCAGTCCACCACCGCGCAGATCCGCTACCAGGACCTGATCGGCAACCGCTACGTCAACCTCGAGCGCGGTACCGGTGAAGGTGCGGACCGCGTGCTGCCGCCCGGCGGGTTCATCCCGCTGGCCCGCACCCAGCCGGCACTGGATCTCGACGCGCTGATCGGTGGTTTCAAGCCGCTGTTCAAGGCGCTCGATCCGGAGAAGGTCAACACCATCGCGTCCTCGCTGATCACCGTCTTCCAGGGTCAGGGCGGCACCATCAACGACATCCTCGACCAGACCGCGCAGTTGACCTCGGCGCTGGCCGACCGGGACCAGGCCATCGGTGACGTGATCACCAACCTGAACACCGTGCTGGCCACGACGGTCAAGCACGAGAAGGAATTCGACCAGACGGTCAACAACCTCGAGGTGCTGATCACCGGGCTGCGTAACCGCGCCGATCCGCTGGCCAACTCGATCGCCGACATCAGCAACGCCTCCGGCACACTCGGCGACCTGCTGGCCGACGATCGGCCGATCCTCAAGGACACGATCGCCAAGATCGAGACGGTTCAGCAGCCGCTGGTCGACCAGCAGGACCGGCTCGACGATCTGCTGACCAAGCTGCCCGAAGCCATCAAGATCATCGGCCGCGCCGGTGGTATCTACGGCGACTTCTTCAACTTCTACCTGTGCGACATCAACCTCAAGCTCAATGGCCTGCAGCCCGGCGGCCCGGTGCGCACCGTGAAGATCACCCAGCAGCCGACGGGTAGGTGCACCCCGCAATGA
- a CDS encoding MCE family protein yields MRTLETPNRIKNGLAGIVIVVLVVAVGQSFASVPQLFAQPMYYGQFADSAGINPGDKVRIAGMEVGSVKSLDIEGDHVLVGFSLGDKQVGTDSRMAIRTETILGRRAIEVEPRGDKVLKPSGILPVGQTSTPYQIYDAVFDVTKAAQGWDLQTVKQSLNVLSETIDQTYPHLSAALDGVARFSDTIGKRDDQFKLLLANANKVAAVLGNRSEQINRLAVNAQTLLAAVNERGRAIDYLLANISQISQQFAGFINDNPNLNHVLTQLETISGVLAKHKTDLADVFITASKFMGALAEAIGSGPYFKTLVVNLIPYQILQPWVDAAFKKRGIDPEEFWRNAGLPAFRFPDPNGQRQPNGAPPPAPTPLEGTPDHPGPAVGPGSPCSYTPPADGIPTTGNPLPCAGLTQGPFGGPGYPTADVPISAPNPAAGYSPGVPSAAFPGELSPSLQGVPAAPLAPGPPGARTVPVAPTPGPATDIPGYAPPPNALVGPIPPPGPGPQVPPVGDLAPVDQGGGA; encoded by the coding sequence ATGAGGACACTAGAGACACCCAACCGGATCAAGAACGGTCTGGCCGGCATCGTGATCGTGGTTCTGGTCGTCGCCGTGGGCCAGAGCTTTGCGAGCGTTCCGCAGCTGTTCGCGCAGCCGATGTACTACGGCCAGTTCGCCGACTCGGCGGGCATCAACCCCGGTGACAAGGTGCGCATCGCCGGCATGGAGGTCGGGTCGGTCAAGTCGCTGGACATCGAAGGCGACCACGTGCTCGTCGGTTTCTCGTTGGGCGACAAGCAGGTCGGTACTGACAGCCGAATGGCGATCCGCACCGAGACGATCCTGGGCCGGCGTGCCATCGAGGTGGAGCCCCGCGGCGACAAGGTCCTCAAGCCGAGCGGCATTCTGCCGGTGGGCCAGACCAGCACGCCGTATCAGATCTACGACGCCGTCTTCGACGTCACCAAGGCCGCCCAGGGCTGGGACCTTCAGACGGTCAAGCAGTCGCTGAATGTGTTGTCGGAGACCATTGATCAGACTTACCCGCACCTGAGTGCGGCGCTTGACGGCGTGGCGCGCTTCTCGGACACCATCGGCAAGCGTGACGACCAGTTCAAGCTGCTGCTAGCCAACGCCAACAAGGTCGCCGCCGTGCTGGGCAACCGCAGCGAGCAGATCAACCGGCTCGCGGTCAATGCGCAGACCCTGCTGGCCGCCGTCAACGAGCGTGGCCGCGCCATCGACTATCTGCTGGCGAACATCTCGCAGATCTCCCAGCAGTTCGCCGGGTTCATCAACGACAACCCGAACCTGAATCACGTTCTGACGCAGCTCGAAACGATCAGCGGTGTGCTGGCCAAACACAAGACCGACCTCGCCGACGTGTTCATCACGGCGTCGAAGTTCATGGGCGCACTGGCCGAGGCCATCGGCTCGGGTCCGTACTTCAAGACCCTGGTGGTCAACCTGATTCCGTATCAGATCCTCCAGCCGTGGGTGGATGCCGCGTTCAAGAAGCGCGGTATCGATCCCGAGGAGTTCTGGCGCAACGCCGGGTTGCCGGCCTTCCGGTTCCCCGACCCCAACGGTCAGCGTCAGCCCAACGGTGCGCCGCCGCCGGCCCCGACACCGCTGGAAGGCACCCCGGACCATCCGGGCCCCGCAGTCGGCCCGGGCTCACCCTGCTCGTACACACCGCCCGCGGATGGCATCCCGACAACCGGCAACCCGCTGCCGTGTGCGGGCCTGACGCAGGGACCGTTCGGCGGACCGGGCTACCCGACGGCCGACGTGCCGATCTCGGCACCCAACCCCGCCGCGGGCTACAGCCCCGGTGTCCCGAGTGCCGCCTTCCCGGGTGAGCTCTCGCCGAGCCTGCAGGGCGTACCGGCCGCACCGTTGGCTCCCGGCCCGCCGGGAGCTCGCACGGTGCCGGTCGCCCCGACACCGGGACCGGCCACCGACATCCCCGGATACGCCCCGCCGCCCAACGCACTCGTCGGCCCGATCCCGCCGCCGGGTCCGGGTCCGCAGGTGCCGCCGGTCGGCGACCTGGCACCCGTCGATCAGGGAGGGGGAGCCTAA
- a CDS encoding virulence factor Mce family protein, with amino-acid sequence MSTKLNVRNLGLPKMSRMSVIIGTLAVIIGLVGALVGWQLYKKMTTNTVVAYFSEALALYPGDRVQIMGVRVGNIDKIEPAGDKMKVTFHYANKYKVPADASATILNPSLVASRVIQLAPAYTGGPVLADNAVIPIERTQVPVEWDDLRNQISELVTTLGPTKDQPKGPFGDALESFANGLEGKGEQINKTFRGLSDAVTALNEGRGDFFGVLKSLALFVNALHKSDQQLVALNTDLATFTNSFTNSDQEVANAVKDINTLLTTARKFVDDNGSVLSKDINNLADTTNALMQPDARNGIETVLHVYPNLAANLQNIYHPTHGALVAVPTIASWANPMQFLCSAIQAGSRLGYQDSAEMCAQYLAPILDATKFNFPPFGVNQFSTAETLPKYIAYSEPRLQPPPGYKDTTVPGIWSRDTLFSHGNHEAGWIVAAGMQGVDVQAFTANMLTPDSLAALMGGPDPTSIPPAGPPGGAPSNSYSEYNPLPPPWYPGAPPPPAPAPGVIPGPLPVSQQINGGAPAPGPAAPAPAGPALPAEMGSGQ; translated from the coding sequence ATGTCGACGAAATTGAACGTGCGCAATCTGGGCTTGCCGAAGATGTCGCGGATGTCGGTCATCATCGGCACCCTCGCCGTCATCATCGGCCTCGTCGGGGCCCTGGTGGGCTGGCAGCTCTACAAGAAGATGACCACCAACACCGTGGTCGCCTACTTCTCCGAGGCGCTGGCGCTCTACCCGGGTGACCGCGTCCAGATCATGGGTGTCAGGGTCGGCAACATCGACAAGATCGAGCCCGCCGGCGACAAGATGAAGGTCACCTTCCACTACGCCAACAAGTACAAGGTGCCCGCCGACGCGTCCGCGACCATCCTCAACCCGAGCCTGGTGGCCTCACGCGTGATCCAGCTGGCCCCGGCTTACACCGGCGGACCGGTACTGGCCGACAACGCGGTCATCCCGATCGAGCGCACCCAGGTGCCGGTCGAGTGGGACGACCTGCGCAACCAGATCTCCGAACTCGTCACGACCCTGGGCCCCACCAAGGATCAGCCCAAGGGCCCGTTCGGCGATGCCCTGGAATCGTTCGCCAATGGCCTGGAGGGCAAGGGCGAGCAGATCAACAAGACGTTCCGGGGGCTCTCGGACGCGGTGACCGCGCTCAACGAGGGCCGCGGTGACTTCTTCGGCGTCCTCAAGAGCCTGGCGCTGTTCGTCAACGCCCTGCACAAGAGCGACCAGCAGCTGGTGGCGCTCAACACCGACCTGGCCACGTTCACCAACTCGTTCACCAACAGCGACCAGGAAGTGGCCAACGCGGTCAAGGACATCAACACCCTGCTGACGACGGCGCGCAAGTTCGTCGACGACAACGGATCGGTGCTCAGCAAGGACATCAACAACCTGGCCGACACCACCAATGCGCTGATGCAGCCCGATGCCCGCAACGGCATCGAGACGGTGTTGCACGTGTACCCGAACCTGGCCGCCAACCTGCAGAACATCTATCACCCGACCCACGGCGCGTTGGTGGCCGTCCCGACGATCGCCAGCTGGGCCAACCCGATGCAGTTCCTCTGCAGCGCGATCCAGGCGGGAAGCCGGTTGGGGTATCAGGATTCGGCCGAGATGTGCGCGCAGTATCTGGCACCGATCCTGGACGCGACCAAGTTCAATTTCCCGCCGTTCGGCGTCAACCAGTTCTCCACGGCCGAGACGCTGCCGAAGTACATCGCCTACTCCGAGCCGCGCCTGCAGCCGCCGCCCGGATACAAGGACACGACGGTGCCGGGTATCTGGTCGCGCGACACGCTGTTCTCGCACGGCAACCACGAGGCGGGCTGGATCGTGGCGGCCGGCATGCAGGGTGTCGACGTGCAGGCGTTCACCGCCAACATGCTCACCCCGGACTCACTGGCCGCGCTGATGGGCGGGCCAGACCCGACGTCGATTCCGCCGGCCGGCCCCCCGGGTGGCGCCCCGTCGAACTCCTACAGCGAGTACAACCCGTTGCCGCCGCCGTGGTACCCGGGTGCTCCGCCTCCGCCGGCGCCTGCGCCGGGTGTGATTCCCGGACCGCTTCCGGTGTCGCAGCAGATCAACGGTGGCGCACCGGCACCTGGCCCGGCAGCCCCCGCCCCGGCGGGTCCGGCACTGCCGGCTGAGATGGGGAGCGGACAGTGA
- a CDS encoding virulence factor Mce family protein: MSSTRRYGWRALVLTVAALVLTSCGWRGIANVPLPGGPGSGRDKMIVYVQMPDTLALNVNSRVRVADVFVGSVKAIELKNWIPTLTLDIQPGVKLPANAIARIGQTSLLGTQHVQLDPPPDPSPEPLRDGATIPLKNAQSFPTTERTLASIATVLRGGGIPNLEVIQTEVANILSGNADQIRDFLGKLDTFTDQLNQQREDLTRAIDSTNELLQIVASRNATLDRVLTEFPPLVKYFADSRDKLTGAVEALGRFSNVTANTLSSARADLDTNLANLQRPLKQLGKAGPYMIDALKLVITAPYPVDNIPKVIRGDYINTSATFDLTLSALDNAFLTGTGVSGMLRALEQSWGRDPQTMIPDVRFTPHPNMAEGGPYVERGE, encoded by the coding sequence ATGAGTTCCACTCGCCGGTACGGCTGGCGTGCGCTGGTGCTGACCGTGGCGGCGCTGGTGCTGACCTCCTGCGGTTGGCGCGGTATCGCCAACGTCCCGCTGCCGGGTGGCCCCGGCAGCGGCAGGGACAAGATGATTGTCTACGTCCAAATGCCGGATACGTTGGCGCTCAACGTCAACAGCCGGGTCCGGGTTGCCGACGTCTTCGTGGGCTCGGTGAAGGCAATCGAGCTCAAGAACTGGATCCCCACGCTGACTCTGGATATTCAGCCCGGAGTCAAGTTGCCCGCCAACGCAATTGCGCGGATCGGCCAGACAAGTCTGTTGGGTACCCAGCACGTCCAGTTGGACCCGCCGCCGGATCCCTCACCGGAGCCGCTGCGCGACGGCGCGACGATTCCGCTGAAGAACGCGCAGTCGTTCCCCACCACCGAGCGCACGCTGGCCAGCATCGCCACCGTGCTGCGCGGTGGCGGCATCCCCAACCTCGAAGTGATCCAGACCGAGGTCGCCAACATCCTGTCGGGCAATGCCGATCAGATCCGCGACTTCCTTGGCAAGCTGGACACCTTCACCGATCAGCTCAACCAGCAGCGCGAGGACCTGACCCGCGCCATCGACTCCACCAACGAGCTGTTGCAGATCGTCGCGAGCCGCAATGCCACCCTTGACCGGGTGCTGACCGAATTCCCGCCGCTGGTCAAGTATTTCGCGGATTCCCGGGACAAGCTCACCGGCGCCGTCGAGGCACTGGGCCGGTTCAGCAACGTCACCGCCAACACGTTGTCGTCGGCTCGGGCGGATCTCGACACCAACCTGGCGAACCTGCAGCGCCCGCTCAAGCAGCTGGGCAAGGCCGGCCCGTACATGATCGACGCCCTCAAGCTGGTGATCACGGCGCCGTACCCGGTGGACAACATCCCGAAGGTGATCCGCGGTGACTACATCAACACCTCAGCCACGTTCGACCTGACGCTCAGTGCGCTCGACAACGCGTTCCTCACCGGAACCGGTGTCTCCGGCATGCTGCGCGCCCTCGAGCAGTCCTGGGGCCGCGATCCGCAGACGATGATCCCGGATGTGCGGTTCACGCCACACCCGAACATGGCCGAGGGCGGACCGTATGTCGAGCGCGGCGAGTGA
- a CDS encoding virulence factor Mce family protein gives MLTRFIKTQLIVFGVLTVIALLLLGVYFLRLPTLAGVGQYTLKADLPSSGGLYRTANVTYRGITIGRVTDVEPTETGVRATMSIGDKFKIPLDASANVHSVSAVGEQYLDLVSDSGNPSKFFADGQTITKGTVPSEVGPALDAANKGLAALPADKIPVLLNETALAVGGLGPSLQRLVDGTQAIVTDFKTNIQDVNDIIANSAPVVDSQVNSSDAIQRWAANLNSIASQTAAQDQALRSGLSQAAPTADAVTAVFSDVREALPQTLANLEVILDMLKRYNKGVEQSLVLLPQGASVAQAVSAPYKGQAALDFALTINQPPPCLTGFLPASQWRAPADLSRKPVENGLYCKIPKDTPANVVRGARNFPCVDIPGKRAATPEECRSNEPYTPLGTNPWIGDPNQILTCPAPGARCDQPVNPGTVIPAPTINNGMNPLPADLLPAPTPPTSDPLSPPGAGTVQCNGQQPNPCNYTPAASNTAVYNPQSGELVGPDGVKYSVKNSSSTGDDGWKEMLAPAG, from the coding sequence ATGTTGACCCGCTTCATCAAGACGCAGCTCATCGTGTTCGGCGTACTGACGGTGATCGCACTGCTGCTGCTGGGGGTGTACTTCCTGCGGCTGCCTACGTTGGCCGGCGTCGGGCAGTACACGCTGAAGGCAGACCTGCCGTCCTCGGGCGGCCTGTACCGCACTGCCAACGTCACCTATCGCGGCATCACGATCGGCCGGGTGACCGACGTCGAGCCGACCGAAACCGGTGTGCGCGCGACGATGAGCATCGGCGACAAGTTCAAGATCCCGCTGGATGCCTCGGCGAACGTCCACTCGGTGTCGGCGGTCGGCGAGCAGTACCTGGACCTGGTGTCCGACAGCGGCAATCCCAGCAAGTTCTTCGCCGACGGGCAAACCATCACCAAGGGCACGGTGCCCTCGGAGGTCGGTCCCGCCCTCGACGCGGCCAACAAGGGCCTCGCGGCGTTGCCTGCGGACAAGATTCCGGTGCTGCTCAACGAAACCGCTTTGGCGGTGGGCGGATTGGGTCCGTCACTGCAGCGGTTGGTCGACGGCACCCAGGCGATCGTCACCGATTTCAAGACCAACATCCAGGATGTCAACGACATCATCGCGAACTCGGCGCCCGTCGTCGACAGCCAGGTGAACTCCTCGGATGCGATCCAGCGCTGGGCGGCGAACCTGAACAGCATCGCCTCGCAGACCGCGGCACAGGATCAGGCGTTGCGCAGTGGCCTGAGCCAGGCGGCCCCGACTGCGGATGCGGTGACCGCGGTGTTCAGCGACGTCCGTGAGGCATTGCCGCAGACGTTGGCGAACCTGGAAGTCATCCTCGACATGCTCAAGCGCTACAACAAGGGTGTCGAGCAGTCGCTGGTGCTGTTGCCGCAGGGCGCGTCGGTGGCCCAGGCGGTGTCCGCGCCGTATAAAGGCCAGGCCGCACTGGACTTCGCACTGACGATCAACCAGCCGCCGCCGTGTCTGACGGGCTTCCTGCCCGCCAGCCAGTGGCGTGCTCCGGCCGACCTGTCCCGCAAGCCGGTGGAGAACGGGCTCTACTGCAAGATCCCCAAGGACACCCCGGCGAACGTGGTGCGTGGCGCCCGGAACTTCCCCTGCGTCGACATCCCGGGCAAGCGGGCGGCAACCCCGGAGGAGTGCCGCAGCAACGAGCCGTACACGCCACTGGGTACCAACCCGTGGATCGGCGATCCCAACCAGATATTGACGTGCCCGGCACCCGGTGCTCGATGCGACCAACCGGTGAACCCCGGTACCGTGATACCGGCACCAACGATCAACAACGGGATGAACCCGCTGCCGGCGGACCTGCTTCCGGCGCCGACACCGCCGACGAGCGATCCGCTCAGTCCACCGGGGGCGGGGACCGTGCAGTGCAACGGACAGCAACCCAATCCGTGCAACTACACTCCGGCAGCAAGTAATACGGCCGTCTACAACCCGCAAAGTGGTGAGTTGGTCGGCCCTGACGGTGTGAAGTACAGCGTCAAGAACTCGAGCAGTACAGGAGACGACGGATGGAAGGAGATGCTGGCTCCGGCCGGCTGA
- a CDS encoding RDD family protein, producing MTVTDTGTTEIVDTVADEPAVPKAGWGARAGAFAVDVLAGIGVLATLMLVAWSAPLRGWLWWLSVGFAVVVFLAVAVNRWVLPSVAGWTLGRSLFGIEVVTRTGGRPGPWRLLLRDVAHLLDTIPLFVGWLWPLWDSRGRTFADVLARTEAHRIDGERPDRRRLGAAVLAGAAVIALAAAGLNYLSVYRHDHAVDDARRQVAAQGPKIVENTLSYDAASIDADFARARGLVTDGYRPQLVAQQDAVRKAGPVDNDYWVTNSAVLTNTPDSAVMLLLMQGQRGEAPKQRMITATIRANFEKAADGQWQVSNITVLAKPNSAAQGQGR from the coding sequence GTGACGGTGACCGACACCGGCACCACCGAGATCGTCGACACCGTCGCCGACGAACCTGCCGTGCCGAAGGCCGGTTGGGGCGCGCGGGCGGGAGCGTTCGCCGTCGACGTGCTGGCCGGCATCGGAGTGCTCGCAACGCTGATGCTGGTCGCCTGGTCGGCGCCGCTTCGTGGGTGGCTCTGGTGGCTGTCGGTCGGCTTCGCCGTGGTGGTGTTCCTGGCAGTGGCCGTCAACCGTTGGGTACTGCCCTCAGTCGCGGGCTGGACGCTGGGCCGGTCGCTGTTCGGCATCGAGGTCGTCACCCGAACCGGTGGCCGGCCCGGACCGTGGCGACTGCTGCTGCGCGACGTCGCTCACCTGCTCGACACCATCCCGCTGTTCGTCGGCTGGCTGTGGCCGTTGTGGGATTCCCGGGGCCGGACCTTCGCCGACGTGCTGGCCCGCACCGAGGCGCACCGCATCGACGGTGAGCGGCCCGACCGCCGCCGGCTGGGAGCAGCGGTACTGGCGGGTGCGGCCGTGATCGCGCTGGCCGCTGCCGGACTGAACTACCTGTCGGTGTACCGGCATGACCACGCCGTCGACGATGCCCGCAGGCAGGTTGCTGCGCAGGGGCCCAAGATCGTGGAGAACACGCTCAGCTACGACGCCGCGAGTATCGACGCCGATTTCGCCCGGGCCCGCGGCCTGGTCACCGACGGCTACCGGCCGCAGCTGGTCGCCCAGCAGGACGCGGTGCGCAAGGCCGGACCGGTCGACAACGACTACTGGGTGACCAACAGCGCGGTGCTGACTAATACGCCCGACTCTGCGGTGATGCTCCTGCTGATGCAGGGCCAGCGCGGCGAGGCGCCCAAACAACGAATGATCACCGCGACGATCCGGGCGAACTTCGAGAAGGCCGCCGACGGCCAGTGGCAGGTCTCCAACATCACGGTGCTGGCCAAGCCGAACTCCGCCGCGCAGGGGCAGGGCCGATGA
- a CDS encoding mammalian cell entry protein, with protein sequence MSPRRKVEPGTEGIFRMPDPTPRRWILAAVAALAAVAIIGAVTVSALMLVDRETQRRDAVRDVTVLSFVRGFVTDYTSPDPFHANDYANKILAQGTGQFAKLYQEKLNEIVIQVAQAEPTKGNVQDLGIERWNSDGSADVVVAATTNTTLPDGKKIENGSRWVVTATKEGQQWKISNLLQVI encoded by the coding sequence ATGAGCCCGCGCCGCAAGGTCGAGCCGGGTACCGAGGGCATCTTCCGGATGCCTGACCCGACGCCGCGCCGGTGGATTCTGGCTGCGGTGGCCGCGCTGGCGGCCGTGGCGATCATCGGTGCGGTGACCGTCAGCGCGCTGATGTTGGTGGACCGCGAGACGCAACGCCGGGACGCGGTCCGTGACGTGACGGTGCTGAGCTTCGTGCGGGGATTCGTCACCGACTACACCTCGCCGGATCCGTTCCACGCCAACGACTATGCCAACAAGATTCTGGCTCAGGGCACCGGCCAGTTCGCCAAGCTCTACCAGGAGAAGCTGAACGAGATCGTCATCCAGGTGGCGCAGGCCGAGCCGACCAAGGGCAACGTGCAGGACCTCGGAATCGAACGCTGGAACTCCGACGGCAGCGCGGACGTCGTCGTCGCCGCGACCACCAACACCACCCTGCCCGACGGCAAGAAGATCGAGAACGGCAGTCGATGGGTGGTCACCGCGACCAAGGAAGGGCAGCAGTGGAAGATCAGCAATCTGCTTCAGGTGATCTGA